From one Cardiocondyla obscurior isolate alpha-2009 linkage group LG06, Cobs3.1, whole genome shotgun sequence genomic stretch:
- the LOC139103610 gene encoding dTTP/UTP pyrophosphatase — MLESTIQALASGRTILASGSPRRCDILKHLRVKAEVVPSRYDENLDRSKYNGHGEFVQDIAKYKVLEVYERLKADPVPPSLIIGADTMVTMGDVIYGKPRNEAEAFQILTSLANKQHVVYTGVCLKTPTTQFQFYESAKVNFGDVSEKQIREYIKTGDPMDKAGGYGLQGIGGSLIEKIDGDYYTITGLPMYSLAKHLNHMFSNV; from the exons ATGCTAGAGTCGACTATCCAGGCACTGGCGAGCGGTAGAACGATCTTAGCCAGCGGTTCCCCGAGGCGATGCGACATACTAAAGCActtg CGCGTAAAGGCGGAAGTGGTGCCGTCCCGTTACGACGAGAATCTCGACAGATCTAAGTACAACGGCCACGGGGAGTTCGTCCAGGACATAGCCAAATACAAGGTACTCGAGGTGTACGAACGTCTCAAAGCGGACCCGGTACCGCCGTCTCTAATAATAGGAGCGGATACTATGGTGACGATGGGTGATGTCATTTATGGAAAACCTCGGAACGAAGCTGAAGCCTTTCAGATATTGACCAG CTTAGCGAACAAGCAACACGTGGTCTACACTGGTGTCTGTTTGAAAACACCGACAACCCAGTTTCAATTTTATGAGTCTGCTAAAGTGAATTTCGGAGATGTGTCAGAGAAGCAAATAAGGGAATACATCAAGACTGGTGATCCAAT GGATAAAGCCGGAGGCTACGGTCTTCAGGGTATAGGAGGAAGCCTGATTGAAAAGATCGATGGCGATTATTACACTATAACAGGCCTTCCTATGTATTCATTGGCCAAGCACCTGAATCACATGTTTTCCAACGTTTAG